One genomic window of Malaciobacter molluscorum LMG 25693 includes the following:
- a CDS encoding ankyrin repeat domain-containing protein, whose protein sequence is MQLKNIFPLNNDENLNTLIKKGKINKIIKYLDKNSININDNIEEYLSLAIKSDNSNFLEYLSNLNIKIPKNIDNLNILSFTLNKTTNLDIISYIIKNNLFSKEYEYGLSPFETALEINADFKIFKLLIDNNILQNSISKLPIIHQLVENDYITYQLKIDTITYLLRNKQIDLNEEIIGQKSLLEKAYDIQNKYLIELFLSYKASVKPIYEVYGNIFLNEKEISKMSSVLLENQPFKDYKYFSRYLTFKDFKSLLFKFDDIKNMEILILICKNVLILNNEKIELFKIALEKGCDINEISDDIYQYTALQYYCTNYKIRNDFSFIDFLFDNGAVFNFNNNSPLADCIYLNQINLIKYLVKEKNIDINELNRSGIGAINGLIGFDFLENTNDKIKMLELLVKLGLDINQKVISSKKQEYPKSSIIDILIKDKRNHEFLEYILKTYKDLKIEDEISYMFAFEPNDVLCKLLIEKNPYYTSDFYYSKKIDNKEYKFSAQALDMAIDWKRHELAQYLIEKYPNMKTYTEHSSLIDTAFTNSFSIEFIKKLIDKDPNLDRLYYKTKIYPSTKEEVTTKETSLISILSHLKNISFSVDKITEIVDYLLENNANANIPLIKEGLGHSAIKEEHALLYAAKENMEKKLLDTLIDKGNIDLNEKRSGRNESLVNSYLSIRTLSDDSILDHLKYFSKKCKIDLEQQDIEGNTLFLKASSNCLPKCLQYLIELGSNIDIIGGFDNSPAIHKAISNYPHLDKTKRAQTVKVLIDAGVDLEQFDSEQLTALMSASKYGCFESLVTLLENGANPNSKNETNANAANVLIPSDVYTKNYSYDDKENFEENKSKILAVLKDYGCDLDNVPLEGSTILNNAIGYNLKTIFNTLLQLDIDINKPDRNGTTPIMVAIEFGDIYFVNSLLQNPNINLLVEDNAGENLIYKAIKRENDSKVIDLIDYLVENGVPIKNLENGMNPLIFASYFSHFNLFEYLLNFVDDINTKDSFGLSAISWTLQSNLNIPLEQRLEAIKTLVALNADKQEVIEIAKRIEDNYEIMQLLESI, encoded by the coding sequence ATGCAATTAAAAAATATATTCCCTTTAAATAATGATGAAAATTTAAATACATTAATAAAAAAAGGGAAAATTAATAAGATTATAAAATATTTAGATAAAAATAGTATTAATATAAATGACAATATTGAAGAATATTTATCTTTAGCAATAAAAAGTGACAATTCAAATTTTCTAGAGTATCTAAGTAATCTAAATATTAAAATTCCTAAAAATATTGATAATTTAAATATTTTATCTTTTACTTTAAATAAAACTACAAATCTTGATATTATTTCATATATTATAAAAAATAATTTATTTTCAAAAGAGTATGAATATGGACTTAGTCCATTTGAAACAGCACTTGAAATAAATGCAGATTTCAAAATATTCAAACTTTTAATAGACAATAATATTTTACAAAATAGTATATCAAAACTACCAATTATTCATCAATTAGTTGAAAATGATTATATAACATACCAATTAAAAATTGATACAATAACTTATTTATTAAGAAATAAACAAATAGATTTAAATGAAGAGATTATAGGACAAAAATCTCTTTTAGAAAAAGCCTATGATATACAAAATAAATATTTAATTGAACTATTTTTATCTTATAAAGCATCTGTTAAACCAATATACGAAGTTTATGGAAATATCTTTCTAAATGAAAAAGAGATAAGCAAAATGTCATCGGTTTTATTAGAAAACCAACCATTTAAAGATTATAAATATTTTTCGAGGTATTTAACATTTAAAGATTTCAAATCACTTCTTTTTAAATTTGATGATATAAAAAATATGGAAATTTTGATTTTAATTTGCAAAAATGTATTAATATTAAATAATGAAAAAATTGAACTTTTCAAAATTGCACTAGAAAAAGGTTGTGATATAAATGAAATAAGCGATGATATATACCAATATACAGCTTTACAATATTATTGTACAAATTATAAAATTAGAAATGATTTTTCTTTTATTGATTTTTTATTTGATAATGGAGCTGTTTTTAATTTTAATAATAACTCACCTCTTGCAGATTGTATATATTTAAATCAAATTAATCTAATAAAATATTTAGTTAAAGAAAAAAATATAGATATTAATGAACTCAATCGTTCAGGTATAGGAGCAATAAATGGTCTTATAGGTTTTGATTTTTTAGAAAATACAAACGATAAAATCAAAATGTTAGAACTATTAGTTAAACTAGGACTGGATATTAATCAAAAAGTTATATCAAGTAAAAAGCAAGAATATCCTAAAAGTTCCATAATTGATATTCTTATAAAAGATAAAAGAAACCATGAATTTTTAGAATATATATTAAAAACATATAAAGATTTAAAAATTGAAGATGAAATTAGTTATATGTTTGCTTTTGAACCTAACGACGTATTATGTAAACTTTTAATAGAAAAAAATCCATACTATACAAGCGATTTTTATTATTCTAAAAAAATTGATAATAAAGAGTATAAATTTAGTGCTCAAGCTCTAGATATGGCAATAGATTGGAAAAGGCATGAACTTGCACAATATCTAATAGAAAAATATCCAAATATGAAAACATACACAGAACATAGCTCATTAATAGATACAGCATTTACCAACTCTTTTAGTATTGAATTTATTAAAAAATTAATAGATAAAGATCCAAATTTAGATAGACTCTACTATAAAACTAAAATATATCCATCAACAAAGGAAGAAGTTACAACAAAAGAGACTTCATTAATCTCGATACTTTCTCATTTGAAGAATATCTCTTTTTCAGTTGATAAAATTACTGAAATTGTAGATTATCTATTAGAAAATAATGCAAATGCAAATATTCCTCTTATTAAAGAAGGCTTAGGACATAGTGCAATAAAAGAAGAGCATGCACTGTTATATGCAGCAAAAGAAAATATGGAAAAAAAACTACTTGATACTTTAATAGATAAAGGAAATATTGATTTAAATGAGAAAAGAAGTGGACGAAATGAATCCTTAGTTAATTCTTATTTATCAATTCGTACCTTAAGTGATGATTCAATATTAGATCATCTAAAATATTTTAGTAAAAAATGTAAAATAGATTTAGAACAACAAGATATTGAAGGAAATACTTTATTTCTAAAAGCTTCTTCAAATTGTCTGCCAAAATGCCTTCAATATTTAATAGAACTTGGAAGCAATATAGATATTATAGGGGGATTTGATAATTCACCCGCAATTCATAAAGCAATTTCAAATTACCCACATTTAGATAAAACAAAAAGAGCCCAAACAGTAAAAGTATTAATTGATGCAGGTGTCGATTTAGAACAATTTGACTCTGAACAATTAACTGCTTTAATGAGTGCTTCTAAATATGGTTGTTTTGAATCTTTAGTTACTCTTTTAGAAAATGGTGCTAACCCTAATAGTAAAAATGAAACTAATGCTAATGCTGCTAATGTATTAATTCCTAGTGATGTTTATACTAAAAATTACAGTTACGATGATAAAGAAAATTTTGAAGAGAACAAATCAAAAATCTTAGCAGTTCTAAAAGATTATGGTTGTGATTTAGATAATGTTCCTCTTGAAGGTTCTACTATTTTAAACAATGCCATTGGTTACAATTTGAAAACTATATTTAATACTCTTTTACAACTTGACATTGATATTAATAAACCTGATAGAAATGGTACTACACCTATTATGGTTGCTATTGAATTTGGTGATATTTATTTTGTAAACTCTTTACTTCAAAACCCTAATATTAATCTTCTTGTGGAAGACAATGCTGGTGAAAATCTTATTTATAAAGCTATTAAAAGAGAAAATGATTCTAAAGTTATTGATTTAATTGATTATCTTGTTGAAAATGGTGTTCCTATTAAAAATCTTGAAAATGGTATGAATCCTCTTATTTTTGCTTCATATTTCTCTCATTTCAATCTTTTTGAATATCTTCTTAATTTTGTTGATGATATAAATACAAAAGATAGTTTTGGTTTATCTGCTATTTCTTGGACTTTACAATCTAATCTTAACATACCTTTGGAGCAAAGACTTGAAGCTATTAAAACTTTAGTCGCTTTAAATGCAGATAAACAAGAAGTAATAGAAATTGCAAAAAGAATTGAGGATAATTATGAAATAATGCAATTATTAGAATCTATATAA
- a CDS encoding class I SAM-dependent methyltransferase has translation MKFEDIDFNEMYKKQKEKTTFKPKSSEDWNNKAPSMNERVHSSIYNDEFLNRLDLNGVDTLLDVGCGVGNLSLKLAKKLHKVYSLDYSSKMLELLIDNAKKQNINNITTINKSWYDDWDDVPNADLVIASRSMEVKDMKEALLKLNKKANKKVVITYKKGGSFVSNEILDALKKDIVKKPDYIYILNILYSLGIYAKIDFINSEGRNTIYSSKERFIQSISWSIGSLSEDEIKNLEIYYDSLTNEQKDKEEYVQWAMISWNKKD, from the coding sequence ATGAAGTTTGAAGATATTGATTTTAATGAAATGTATAAAAAACAAAAAGAAAAAACAACTTTTAAACCTAAAAGTAGTGAAGATTGGAATAATAAAGCACCATCAATGAATGAAAGAGTTCACTCTTCTATTTACAATGATGAGTTTTTAAATAGATTAGATTTAAATGGAGTTGATACTTTATTAGACGTGGGTTGTGGTGTTGGAAATTTATCTTTAAAATTAGCAAAAAAATTACATAAAGTTTATTCATTAGATTACTCTTCTAAAATGTTAGAGTTACTAATAGATAATGCAAAAAAACAAAATATAAATAATATAACTACTATAAATAAGTCTTGGTATGATGATTGGGATGATGTTCCAAATGCTGATTTAGTTATTGCTTCTAGGTCTATGGAAGTAAAAGATATGAAAGAAGCATTGCTTAAGTTAAATAAAAAAGCAAATAAAAAAGTCGTAATTACTTATAAAAAAGGTGGTTCATTCGTAAGTAATGAGATATTAGATGCTTTAAAAAAAGATATTGTTAAAAAACCAGATTATATCTATATTTTAAATATATTATATTCTCTTGGAATTTATGCAAAAATAGATTTTATTAATAGTGAGGGAAGAAATACTATTTATTCATCTAAAGAAAGATTTATTCAATCAATTTCTTGGAGTATAGGTAGTTTAAGTGAAGATGAAATAAAAAATTTAGAAATATATTATGATAGTTTAACAAATGAACAAAAAGATAAAGAAGAGTATGTTCAATGGGCTATGATTTCTTGGAATAAGAAGGATTAA
- a CDS encoding bile acid:sodium symporter family protein, translating to MIKLITILFPLWAIIFSSVCYIFPDLVIGFKNLIIPLLMFIMFCMGITLKIDDFKRVLKKPKIIALTTILQFLLMPLAAYIVSKIFNLSTELLVGMVLVGAVSGGTASNVIAYLAKADVALSISMTIVSTLLSIIITPYLTLFYIGHTVQVPVNSMLLSIFKVVFIPVIVGIILNHFFHKYIDKRQDIFALFSIISIVFIIGIIIGINENKISLIATPLMLAIICHNLIGLFGGYIVCKSFGYNKKECKTVAIEVGMQNSGLAVVLATKYFSALSALPGAIFSIWHNISGSILAGYWSKQKD from the coding sequence ATGATTAAACTTATAACAATTCTTTTTCCTTTGTGGGCAATAATATTTTCTTCGGTTTGTTATATATTTCCAGATTTAGTAATTGGATTTAAAAATTTGATTATTCCTTTATTGATGTTTATAATGTTTTGTATGGGAATAACATTAAAAATTGATGATTTTAAAAGAGTTTTAAAAAAACCTAAAATTATAGCTTTGACCACTATTTTACAGTTCTTACTTATGCCTTTAGCTGCATATATAGTATCAAAGATTTTTAATTTATCAACAGAACTTTTAGTTGGTATGGTTTTAGTTGGAGCAGTTTCAGGTGGAACAGCATCAAATGTAATTGCATATTTAGCAAAAGCAGATGTTGCTTTATCAATTAGTATGACAATTGTGTCAACTTTATTATCAATTATAATTACACCTTATTTAACTCTATTTTATATAGGTCATACGGTACAGGTACCTGTTAATAGTATGTTATTGAGCATATTTAAAGTTGTGTTTATTCCAGTAATAGTAGGAATTATTTTAAATCATTTTTTTCATAAATATATAGATAAAAGACAAGATATATTTGCACTTTTTTCTATTATTAGCATAGTATTTATTATAGGAATAATAATAGGAATAAATGAAAATAAAATCTCTTTAATTGCAACGCCTTTAATGTTGGCAATTATTTGTCATAATTTAATAGGTTTATTTGGAGGTTATATTGTTTGCAAATCTTTTGGTTATAATAAAAAAGAGTGTAAAACAGTGGCTATTGAAGTTGGAATGCAAAACTCAGGTCTTGCTGTTGTTTTAGCAACAAAATATTTTTCCGCACTAAGTGCTTTACCTGGAGCAATTTTTAGTATTTGGCATAATATTTCAGGTTCTATTCTTGCAGGATATTGGTCAAAACAGAAGGATTAA
- a CDS encoding amino acid ABC transporter ATP-binding protein, with the protein MIQMKKINKYYDDFHVLKNIDFSVEQGEIVVVCGPSGSGKSTLIRCINGLEEIDDGEIIVDSLHIHDNKKNLKAIRSEVGMVFQHFNLFPHLTILENITIAPTLVKNISKSDAKNIAMELLRKVKLEDKANSYPADLSGGQKQRVAIARSLAMKPKVILFDEPTSALDPETIGDVLSVMKDLAKENFTLVCVTHEMGFAKEVGDRIVFMDQGVIVEENTPLEFFKNPKSQRAKKFLNEILVH; encoded by the coding sequence ATAATACAGATGAAAAAAATCAATAAATACTATGATGATTTCCATGTTCTAAAAAATATTGATTTTAGTGTAGAACAAGGTGAAATAGTTGTAGTTTGCGGACCTTCTGGTTCTGGAAAATCAACTTTAATTCGTTGTATAAATGGTTTAGAAGAGATCGATGATGGAGAAATTATAGTTGATAGTTTACATATTCATGATAATAAAAAAAATTTAAAAGCAATAAGAAGTGAAGTAGGGATGGTTTTTCAACATTTTAATCTTTTCCCTCATCTTACAATTTTAGAAAATATTACAATAGCTCCAACATTAGTAAAAAATATATCAAAAAGTGATGCTAAAAATATTGCAATGGAGCTTTTAAGAAAAGTAAAACTTGAAGATAAAGCAAATTCTTATCCTGCTGATTTAAGTGGTGGTCAAAAACAAAGAGTTGCCATCGCAAGAAGTCTAGCTATGAAACCCAAAGTGATTTTATTTGATGAACCTACATCTGCACTTGACCCTGAAACTATTGGAGATGTACTTTCTGTTATGAAAGATTTGGCAAAAGAGAATTTTACTTTAGTTTGTGTTACTCATGAAATGGGTTTTGCAAAAGAAGTAGGGGATAGAATTGTATTTATGGACCAAGGAGTAATTGTTGAAGAAAATACTCCTCTAGAATTTTTTAAAAACCCCAAAAGCCAAAGGGCAAAAAAATTTTTAAATGAAATATTAGTACACTAA
- a CDS encoding glycosyltransferase — translation MKNFLYITDQDEYTDHSFIGAFFEKYLGKYLNVNILYFSQFKTDFERKDNQRFILPFKLRKNLIEELEKNQVDVNAYDFIVVRNDIELLKYILKTKIRYNYKVGFRLSFPKRIAKLQENEANNSSTFFDIIGDKIQSYKETTLINECDIFLPSSNKMKDEFFPSINIKTYPIPTGIDPEVLHKNIQHVEDFKRFIYAGTLDNLRKFETILEAFSEINNNLFRIMISTKDPEYAKKMLDKYPNLKNCIEIYNAKNKNELLELIAKADIGLSILPNIAIFNTSTSIKIIDYYSSAVPCIMTNNAKNNTLFKDNEEAWFCDFDKDSIKSKIEELLTLSKDEIANVGVNGQKKLLEIRNYEKIAQDFATELNLL, via the coding sequence ATGAAAAATTTTTTATATATAACTGATCAAGACGAATACACAGACCATAGTTTTATTGGTGCATTTTTTGAGAAATATTTAGGTAAATATTTAAACGTAAATATCCTATATTTTTCTCAATTTAAAACAGATTTTGAAAGAAAAGATAATCAAAGATTTATTTTACCTTTTAAATTAAGAAAAAATCTAATAGAAGAACTTGAAAAAAATCAAGTTGATGTAAATGCTTATGATTTTATTGTTGTAAGAAATGATATTGAACTTTTGAAATATATTCTAAAGACAAAAATAAGATATAACTACAAAGTTGGATTTAGATTATCGTTTCCAAAAAGAATTGCAAAATTACAAGAAAATGAAGCAAATAATAGTTCTACCTTTTTTGATATAATTGGAGATAAAATACAATCATATAAAGAGACAACGTTAATAAATGAATGTGATATTTTTCTTCCATCATCGAATAAGATGAAAGATGAATTTTTCCCTTCAATTAATATAAAAACATACCCTATTCCAACAGGAATTGATCCTGAAGTTTTACATAAAAATATCCAACATGTAGAAGATTTCAAAAGATTTATATATGCAGGAACACTTGACAATTTAAGAAAGTTTGAAACTATATTGGAAGCTTTTAGTGAAATTAATAATAATCTTTTTAGAATAATGATTTCAACAAAAGATCCAGAGTATGCAAAAAAGATGTTAGATAAATATCCAAATTTAAAAAATTGTATTGAAATTTATAATGCAAAAAATAAAAATGAATTATTAGAACTAATAGCTAAAGCTGATATTGGATTATCTATTTTACCAAATATTGCAATATTTAATACTTCTACTTCTATTAAAATTATTGATTATTATTCTAGTGCTGTTCCTTGTATTATGACAAATAATGCAAAAAACAATACTCTTTTTAAAGATAATGAAGAGGCTTGGTTTTGTGATTTTGATAAAGATTCAATCAAATCAAAAATTGAAGAATTATTAACATTATCAAAAGATGAGATTGCAAATGTAGGAGTTAATGGACAAAAAAAACTTTTAGAAATTAGAAATTATGAAAAAATTGCACAAGATTTCGCAACTGAATTAAATCTATTATAA